The DNA sequence TCAATTCAACTCACTTTCAAGACCAAAATACTGATGACCAAACAAACCCTGCATCTAACTACTCCagaaaatgttaatttttttcatttcctctcTTTAAGATCTATGTTGCCAGTTACAAACAAGAAGCAAGTCTGTCAGTTGCAAGGCCTCTTTTACTCACTTTGAAAACATCTGAATCTAATTTGTTGATTGTTCACCTTGCACAAAAATTAACTAAACTCCCCTGAAGAAAAAGCCAAAAGCCAATCAAAAGATTCCTTTGATCATTGCGGCACTCTTCATGGAAGACAAGACACATTATTAGGGTTGGAAAGAGCAACTaatgtttttggttttgcaaCTGGAAAATTTGGGTTAGTTGTAAAATCCCAATGAgttgaaagaatgaaagaacAGACATTTTATTCCTAACACATACCATTAAGTTAAAATTTGTGACTAACTATTTTCGTTGTGCAActaaaattttagttttgctcGCTAAAGTGCAGCCTCcacattttcttaatttcaggCCCTGATAATAGTTCATCACTGGAAGCTTCTGATTCATTACCGTCATCATCAATGATTGTGATCCTTGCTAGATTAGGCTCTCCCAGTTCTGTTTTTCCCACAGGATTTTTTAACAGCAGATAGAAGTCCTTTTCTTGAGCATATCCTTCatgataaataatttgtattgCCAAAGATTTTCTAGTTTCCCCTGGATTAAACATCTGACAAAGtaacaattgaaaatttttttatgcaatgtCAACAAAGATTATCCTTGTggtaaaggtaaaaaaaaaaataaagaaaaagacagaGGGAGAccaatttagaaaaaaataattattattattatacattatTTTAGACCCTTTAAAGATCAACAAGGGATAAGTCTGGAAgatttaagttaaaaaaatctaTATAGACTGTTATCATAAATAGCAGCcaagaaataattaacaattattcaccaaaattggaggtgaatagtggcacGAAGtggcgaggtaaatatccaccactattcaccgacactgaggtgaataattgttttagtatatatgttgtagtacaattttttcctttagtacaattttttctgaACTGGTACAGAATACATTGTACAAATACTGGTACAATTGTAATTGTactggtttatttttatcaactgtctaaaaaaagggattttcctttttttggggTGTAGTTAAAAAAACAGGGGCTTGGTTTTTCTGGGGGGTCTAAAAAAGAACATGATCATCGAAATTGAAGAGACTGGATATGTAAGAATTGTGACAGAGTATGGGAAGGTTAACACTCTGATCACACCCTCACAACTCTATCCTCATACTGCCAGtaatatgaaactagatttCTCCACCAAACTGCACATCGGTGCTAAGTTTCCCCTATACCACTTATATTGAGAATGTCTtgatatggaaaaacaaaacaaattgctaCAAGACACTTATCGCAAAATACTAAGtactttattaatttaatgacaaatagcaaaattaaattgtaaGATTTCTGCACTTTACTTCTTGTCTTATTGAAAAGGTGACATAATTCATGTATTGTTGTTATAGTCTGCAAAATGAATTGTACACACAACATCACAAATCTGTTTCCAGTATATCAGATAAAACTAATCCaaaccaaataaaaattgctaaCAGCAGGACTGGTACACTCATGGTAACTTGATGATAAGCAAAAAAGCAATCCTTAGCCCTTACCACATTAAGTTAAACATACACTAAATGaacggcaggtttcttttgcaggtcacaggtcacatgtgattgttttaccaatacagaaagtatcccaaacactttttaaaagctaaccttaggcctaaaaatatctttttaggcctaattactggtaggcctaaggttagcttttggGATACTAAGGTTAGCAAGTGCTTGGGATACTGAAAAACCTGCCGCTGAATGAACagtctttaaaataaattcttaaGAGTTATGTTTAGTACATCATGACTGTAaataaaagctaaccattCTAGAACAAGTGTTTAGGCTTAAATTGTGTACATTAGTTCTTCACACCTCTCATGTTATTCTTGGTCAAACCAGACTGTTAAGTATTTCCAACAAGTCTTGCTATTTCTGTCCTGCTCTGAATGCTCAGCAAACCTTATTTCAGTAACCTCTTGAACTTAGTAAATGCATGGCAAACAACTGTTATAAATGAAGTGTGTTCCCTATGTTcaacataattatattaaactattttcactgttttttcaccagtacaattaaaattgtaccagttcaaactattttgtaccagttcaaactattttgtaccagttcaaactattttgtcccagttcaaaaacaaaattaattgttccaaagtaaaaattgaactacaaCATATACCACACAAGGTTAATAAATAGCGGACCAAAgagtaaatttatttttgacaatataccgcaaaaatttcaatcgcagatcaattatttgccctAGCCTTCGCCTTCGGCAAATAACTGATCTGCtcgccactgacaaatcacgatattttgctcaaccttGCTCAAtcataactgttaattatcattattattattgttctacTGTATTATTCCAAAGACCAAAACAACGATTTCAcgtgtaaaaaaataaaaaccaaaaactaaAGAGCACAGAATTTTTAATCATGGCAGCAAAACTCAACTAAAACTCTACTCAGTCACAAAACTCACTAGTGTGCCTTTCATTCTGCAGTAGTCTTTTCCATGTTTGGCACTTCCATCACGTGTCTCATAATCAATGGAACAAGCTGCACTGGAACAATGTGCTGTTGAATCACTTCCAACATCACTGTTCAAAGTTGACTCTGAAAGCACATCTCCTGCACTGTTGGCATCATCTCTTGATGGTGCAGTCCTCGGTAATTTTGCAGTTGACGAGGGTCTACCATTTCTCTCCTTCAATATTGAACAAGTCATGTTTATTTTAACAGAACTGGGTGGtagcaacaaaaattaatagttaAATGCAAGACCAATGAACGTAAAAAGTACTAAATCATCTTCAAATCTGATGATTTTACACTCTTGGCAATAGATTCTTGACAGATAtccctttttgttttgttttgtttttgttttgtttttttttttttcataataaatacattaataattgaagggctctgggcaaaaacgtcctaactgacactttgggttcttttaatttgtgctcaaaagtggttgattttttgcttgtgacccaacattattgcatacaatatgttaatttttggaaataaaaaacaaaccagccaaaaatattatagaacacttacATTCTTAATAATGtcgggtcacatgcaaaaagtcagccacttttgagcacaaatgaaaaaaaacgcaTAATGTCAGTTgagacgtttttgcccagagcccttcaattataatgattatcataaaaaacTCGATCATTTgctaatgcaattcaagactttttattggcttagccattatggtatatgagccaatataccataatgtcCAAATACGGTAAGCatacgcgtcagcttaaatttaaaaaggggCCAAAAACTTTTGCcccaagaaacaatggcgggcggcaaaaatcgcttcgcatggttgttgaatgaaaaggaattcactaaactattagaaaacgcaacacctgggagcataaagaaagccacaaagtatggtgtgaaaatatttcaaggttaaaacttgaaaactttattttgaaaatttaagcATCtgagttagtcaaagcaaaacggcgatgcaagttgagacaatttacacattaattttaaaaattacctGAACATTGTAACATCCAGTTTCTTCTCACGAAATAAAGTCGAGAACATTTGTCTACTATtttgggggcgtttttaataaaacaattattccactcgtgcttgttggatatgagatgattatagccaactcggcgctatgCGCCTcattggctatctatcatctcatatccaaggCACgatcatggaataattgttaattattataattattattatcattattttaaaacaaacctTAACATCGGTCATCACGATAACAGTAGGTACTGCCAATTCTGAGCTGTTGCTATGGTTACAAGGTGTCGCCTGATCACAAGGAGATAGTGAAATGGATGACGAtctgaaaatgacaaaataataataattataattactTTTGTCACAGTCTTTATAACACTTTTGCGACTAGCTGCCATTTTACCTTGACAATGCACTGAAGTGAAACATAGTTACTGCAACAGCTTCTATATTCTGGGATCAACGTCACTCCATGGATGCAAAATATGTTATTTCCCATTAGTCAGAAATGGAAAGAGAACAAATTGACCAAGCAGGACCGCCTACATTCCATCATGTGTTTAACTCTTCCACAAGAAATATAGCATCACTGTGGCACATTCagccatccaagtactaaatGCTTCTGAtagggtataatattttagtaaaatccaactagtggtctatcatcaatgctgcattctgattggttgagctactagcaGGCTATACAGCGAGACGCGAGAATCGAGTTTCGAGAATCGAGTCgagactgtcaacttacctttgagcggtactgtatGTTATGGCCCCCTAGTAGcgaaatttgtaatgttttggccacaaaaaaggattgatgtcctgctttaacttgcgaaagttgtttagtctcgatattttttgaccaactagttggattttactaaaacaattattcctctcgccctcatagcctatcagtcaatagcccattcggactcgaggaataattgttaaatattcaagTCTTTAAAGGAGTAGAGTTTTTATGCCTTTGGTATAACACAGAAACGTGTCTTAATGATTAGTAACAAAAGCATGGTGTATGACAGGTTCAGAGAAACAAACCTTGCAATCCTTTGCTTGAGCTGCACCTCAACAGTCAACTTCTTCTCACTTTTCACCACTGAATAGGATCCTGCACTGAAGCTGAAGGTTTTTTCCTCTGTCaatataaaaataagaattaaTTCACTGACTTGTGCACATTCAAGCctgaaaatatttatattaaaaatgTTCTGTCAttgatttataataataatcactctaagcagtgttctccctaagttttagctcagcaggtaagggacaattccggaccagtatttttttaaaacaacttataaaAAATGATTATAGTTTGAATAAACCTTcgagaggttgcaggcggtaagaaatGACTGttactgttgcttgaggcggtaaattttaccagttaccgcctgataaggagaacactgctaAGATtacataaataatattattgaaacaTTACCTCCGATTAAGGTTCTTGATCCATAAAACGATCTTGAGATAAGGTTTAGTTGTTGCTCACATTCTTTGTCATGCTCAGGCTGTAGTCCTTTACAGTTTCCCTGCCTTTGTCTTGTTATGGTGCGCAGAGCAGCATGTCGAAAACTAAACATCAAAATATCATATTGGGAATTATTATCTGAAGACTTTAAACAATAGAGGGTTTATGAAGCTGTTTTGCTCTTCTGTAACGACCTGCCACAGCCTCTGAATTTATACTTCATACCCTTTGGTGTGaaaatgaacaataataataataatattattattattaatattattattattattatttttatttcatgaaaatttattttcttactgaAAGATATGGAGATTCTGTTCCTTATTTTCTTCATGATCTTCATGAAATAAGTGAAACCAtccaaaataacaattattattcttattattaaaGTATCGTTCCCAAAATATACAAGAACTTTGCATGAGAAGGCCATAAATGCTTTCAGCAGTTATTGTCATTGCATACAGTCATTTCATTGCTGTTGTTTGCACATGTGCCCTTTGTCTGCACAAGTTTGTTgcctttttcacttttgtccCACCAAAACTCTCCTGAGGGCTAGAGATGGTGAGTATAAGGTTATCCACTGCGAAGACAGACTGTCAGGTGCCGAGGTTGACCCATGGCTAGCTTGCCATGGTTACCTGTTGCCAATCACCTCATTTGCTGTATGGAAACTACCCTCCAATGAAGTATTGACAGCTTAATTGTACATGGTGAAATTAGGGCAGGGCTTTTGATCACAGACTGCTATACTATTTTCCTAATTTCAATAATCATAAGGAATAGTTTTCACATACCGTGCTCTTGACGAGGCAGCATTTTGAGGCTGATGTGTGATTTGTCGAAACTGCTTCAAGGCCAAAACAACATCTGAAGCTGTTTTGTTCGCATTGAGATCGCGATTGGATCCTCTCCATAAATTAACAACATCTCTAAAAcagaaacaataatattatatttgaTGATTATACTGTTCATAACACTAACATTATTTCAACATGAGAAGAGAAAATTATTTGGTAACAAAACATTAGACACCACTATACAGATAATATATTACTTTTAAACTCTTGTATACTAAAGTTTAAGTAAAAATGGTGATATataaatgatgataatgaaaCCGATaatagtatacaactatcccccgaaggggggGTGAATaatggtggatatataccaaaatgcgaagcgtcgaggtacaTATCCACcactcttcaccgaccctgagggagatagttgttttagtatttaccaaatcagatggacaaaaaaatgccacttcattaatggccacaatttcttcttctgaaactttcgcaaaACGAggtgccatttttctctccgttcgcaaaacagtgaatatccaaggatattccgagttacgggagccaatcaaaatgcccgaaaattgctatccactgatttggtaaatactaatgaTGATTATGACAATGATATTGTTGATAATGACAACGAAGGAGTAATCATTAATATTATCCTTTACATACAGATTGAAAATGTTGAACAAGAATTGCTGACCAGTGCATGGGACTATACAGAAACCTATCACAattaagaaatcaaaatgcccacctcaatttttctttgctgcCAGCCAAGTCGGTTTCACTGTTATTTGGAAGaagaaatgtaaaatattAAGTAACATCATTGAAAAGTACGGTTAATAGGCCATCTGCTAATTACCTTTAGCCTCTTTCTCAAAGCGAGTCCTACtgctcatcttttcatatgaaaattactCGGCATTTGCaagtgaatgaaaactaatttttgagcaccaggacttgctttgaaaaagaagccAAAGATAATTCGGAAATGACCTACTAGGTCAAGTTAAGTAACTaataagtaatagtaattggactgagtggagtacaattcagggagtaatcgggcgagtaatttcaaaatcaaatctccgatttgaaattacgagcccgattactccctgaattgtacggcacgaagtccaattaccaattaatcgtaactataacaaaattcgagaagaatatgacagtggtttaaactaGCAACTTAGAACTTGCaagtgaatgaaaactaatttttgagcaccaggacttgctttgaaaaagaagccAAAGATAATTCGGAAATGACCTACTAGGTCAAGTTAAGTAACTaataagtaatagtaattggactgagtggagtacaattcagggagtaatcaggcgagtaatttcaaaatcaaatctccgatttgaaattacgagcccgattactccctgaattgtacggcacgaagtccaattaccaattaatcctaactataacaaaattcgagaagaatatgacagtggtttaaactatttgaccggtttatatattcaaccattcaagtgcaactagcgcgagcttgatGGCGCGTACTGTCAGGCATGACAcgtacaactgtccaattacaagcgcatgacgtgtgcaactgtacaattacggctgaaatcagggctgctgatgaccaatcagattcgagaattttgatatagttatgattataataataataataataataataataataataataataataattgatatttacccaggaagctccactcacccgaaagtggttttcagggaggtcctgcatccgatcgaattggaatttggaaatgttgatttctgaggagaggggaaaaccggagaaccggagaaaaacctctcggagcagagtaaagaaccaacaaccaactGAACCCACTCATGGCCCTAAGGCGGCCACgtaggtgggaggcgagtgcaatcaccactacgccatccctgctccccGAGTATGAGGAGAATGAAGTATGAGGAGAATTCACATTTGAAGTGGCTCGTGTTTTCAAGAGGTCTCCTCGCCGCCAGTTAAAAGCGTAATATGTGCATGGTTTAACTACTGAAGCAAGTCTAACACTGAATGAAGCAAACCACACCGTAGAATCACAATGGGCGAAGAAAGATCGATATCAGCGTGCATTTGTTACCTGAATCTTTGTTGTTCTAACGCGGTTAGTTCCATTGACCGCTGCATAAGACTTGGGCTTCCAGGCTCGGCAAGCCCCACAACACGGACCTGTAGGAACGGGAAAATAATCTGAGCGCCGGGATCGAGTTAGTAAAGGTAACTTCTTACAAAGGCGACAGAGCGATGCAAGGTATCTTATTCCAATAAGAATACGAACCCCCTCCCCAGGTACTAGGCCTATCAGAATTCGACTGGTAGGaatcttctctttttttcagaGGCACCGACGAAAAAGTGCTGGGGTAGGAAGGTTTTTCCATCGGGTTCCGACAAAAAATCTGACTAGTAGGAATCTACTGTAGTCATCCGTTACCCAGGGGTCGGATTGTAAATGGAATGTCCCATCTCGGTTCGTAGACTTACAACCAAAAACAAGGAGCCTTATAGACATTTAATCAAAAAGCGtaattttaaatcaaatgTTACCTTCAATACTCCAGAACATTGCGGGGATTTGCGGGCAATTTTCACGGATCAAAACCAAAATGGCAAATGACCAGCGGGCTACCTGCTACTGCCTTCATATATGGCACATTATAAGGAACCCAGTGCAAAGTGAACAACATTTCCGGGCCCTTAAAAATCCCCACGCAGGTCAACTATTTTTGGGGATGCCATTTTTCCctttaaattattatgttactgaacatcaaaagaaaaggacttttccacttttttttaGCACGTTTTCTGATCAAGTAATGCAACCTGTCTCTTTATTACCAGAAACAATCTTCAGGTCTAGAAAAGTCCGCGATAACGATGGCTAACCGATAACGAGTCTAATATTAGTGCTGCAGTCCTTCACATAAGGAACGTACGCTTCTAAATCGGGGTTGGAAGCGGAATAATTTGACCTCGGTTCTTTGGTTGTTTCTTCCAATTcctcatcatttttttttttattcttcttaTTCATAATGCTGGTTCATTTATTATTCCACTGACAAGGCTGTGTTATTCATaattcctgattttccaaacgcatatttattattcattttttatttaatccagttattcattattcaccGCCAATTCTAAACAACAGAAAAGAGAAAGCAATGTTATATCTACACTCGCTGCAAACTTTGCACGCAGATACGTTTTGTATGTGCCTTGCACTTTGTGGTACACGTTCATTGTCCGTTTCGTAAACGGTTATTGCCATTTGGACgacactttgaaaaaatctttcTGCAAACGCAGAGAAACATATCTAACCAAGAATCGGTCCCATGCTACTACATAAGCCGCACACATCACTCACCACTACGATACCCAGTTACGCGACCAAACCACAGCAAATTTGGGGCATCTAAGCATTGGCCATTTTTATATTAGAGGACGCATTATGTgtctggacgaacttgggcaaacattcgttaTTCGTCTGGTTATTCGTCTTTAGGgtaaagacgggcacaagacgcattatccgtccagacgaactatcttctgttgtgcgtcGTTCAAgtcgcacaacagaagatagcTCATctagacggataatgcgtcttgtgTCCGTCTTACACTAGAGACGAATAACCAGACGAAtaacgaatgtttgcccaagttcgtcgAGACAgataatgcgtcctctagtataaaaaTGGCCATTCTGTGTAAAATACGATAAATATTCGCTGTTTATATAAAATCTGAAAGTAACCCTAACCTCACCCTAATGCTAACCCTAAACTCTCTAATCATTATTTAGGCTTAATTCCTTCATCTCAGCTAAATTTTAGCTGGTTTAGTTGTTGCGATTTGAACTACTTTAGGTCTAAAGGCTTGGCTCGACCGTCAATAATGGCATGGGCCGTTTACGAAAGGTAAATGGGCGGCGTTcatacaaaacaacaacagcaaacgCAGGGCGTTAAGATCTCATTCTCTTTTTTACTTCCACGGTTTTAAAGTTCGTTTTCTGTTTGAGCGACTGGTAGCCTGAAAACACAGGCTTCAGTAGCGATGAGAACTCGCGAAAACAGTCTGTTCACTATTACAATTCTTCTTCCTTTAGTTGTGAAAACTAATGCAATAATTTTGGTACTGAGTCGAATGCACACACGACGATCTTTGGTGCTGAAATTGCAGTGTTTGCACAAACTACTAAGCGAGTCAtctatcaaaaaaaaaaaataagtaattAACTGACAGCTCAATAGTCATcatatttggaaaatttcacCCTTAGGGGCCGTTGAAAAACAAGGCCAGTATTCTAAATCAACGCGGAAGCCAAGAGCACGCTAGAGTTCTTTTTTCGATGAGGAATGTCAAGTATCTTGGATAAAAAGATTAATGCgagttaatttattatcattattaatgtGTTTACATTAGGAACAAAATGGCAGTGAACAGATTATTTTTAGTACGCTGAAACGGGGGTTTTTCATCTAATGCCGAGCGAAGAACTCCAAAGCTCTTTTATCACTGAACCATACGGTAATTTTCCAACAAAAGCTACCCACTATCCTATTATGATAGTCCTCCTGACTAATTCATTTCCGGTTGAGACGGAGCAATGCTGTCACACTAGCATCTCATATGGACAAATGGCCAGCAACCAGTTGAGGCTTAGAGATTCGGTTAATGACCGGGTGGGTTTGTTTTGTTACActttgcaaattaatttgaatatctTTTATTTGGAATATCTGACTCTAGAAGCACCCTAATTTCGAGGATTGCTTATCACTAATTTAAAGtatatttgaaaatgtttagttttgaataattttaatatttaatttttggtcctctttttaaatacaaaaaaatagcAGTTGTATGCACTCATAGGCATCGTATTTGTCATGTGGTCCTATTTACAAAAGAGAGGTTTTTTCCCTTAGAATTTAAGTGACAGTTCTGTCAAAATATACTTCACTGTTAGCTTCCCTTACCTCTGGTGTTTCGACGCTTAAAATTCGCCCTCTTTTCCACCACCAACCATTATCTTGACACCAAGACGTGACAActagcaaaggaaaaaagctTAGCGTGACAAATGCTTCCCACAGTTCGATTTCATCCGGAGAGCTCCACTTAAGCACGACAAGTAGCCACAGGTACGCAAAGAGAGACCATGCAGAGGTCACAATAAATACTCCAAATTCTCGAACTCTCTTAACTGTACCATTGGGTACACTGACAACGCAAATTGCGGTAATTAGAAGAAGATTAAATGATGCAGAACCAATTATCGTAAAAGTACCAAGTCCATCTTTGTCTTCTCGCGCTTCATTGGGTTGGGATCCTAAATTTTGAACAGTCTCTACCACGGCTAAAAGAATTTCCGGCGCCGATGAACCTAACGCCATCAATGTTAAGTTCGCCACTGTTTCATTCCACACAAAGACCTCAATTTCGACTCGTTCTTTCTTCTCGGGGTCGAATCGTGTCACTTTGCGCTTTTTACTTGTAATTACTTCAATGCAGCTCATGAAAATGTCCGCAATTATAGCTATACCtaagaataaataaatcattGCTATCACATATAAAACTCCCAGTAACCCGTCAGGCCACAAGTTCTGCGCTGGCAAAAGAAGCCAACTTTCAAAGCATGGTGTCTCGTACTCAGCGACATATCCTTTGGAATAATTGGTGAAGTAAACCATTTTAATTGGTCTTACTATCCACCAATAACCTTTTCAATCGCTCAATAAGATCCAACCATAATCAATTACGCTCTCAGAGTTCCTGAATCTTTTAACATGAAGATGCGTGCACGATAAATCGAAAAATCCATCTTCAATTGAAATTCACTCGTGCGATCTCCTACCGCTTGACGCCAGGATGTCATAAtagcaaaacaataaaacgaTATCAATAACAATCTGAGTGTCCTGTGAGCCTTTCGAGTTGGTCTGAGCCGATAAGTTCAGCTAAAATCTGGTCTCACTCTAACTTTCAGCCTTTCTGTGGTTGGATCGTTCCGTCAGATCTCAAGTAGCACTTCGCAAGCTCAGGTTAAGCTTTCCACTTGTGTATCAGCTGAAATAAGTGCAACAGAGATGATCAGTTGTCTCGGCAAACGCATTTTCCTTT is a window from the Acropora palmata chromosome 1, jaAcrPala1.3, whole genome shotgun sequence genome containing:
- the LOC141886679 gene encoding sodium/calcium exchanger 2-like isoform X2, with the protein product MVYFTNYSKGYVAEYETPCFESWLLLPAQNLWPDGLLGVLYVIAMIYLFLGIAIIADIFMSCIEVITSKKRKVTRFDPEKKERVEIEVFVWNETVANLTLMALGSSAPEILLAVVETVQNLGSQPNEAREDKDGLGTFTIIGSASFNLLLITAICVVSVPNGTVKRVREFGVFIVTSAWSLFAYLWLLVVLKWSSPDEIELWEAFVTLSFFPLLVVTSWCQDNGWWWKRGRILSVETPEVRVVGLAEPGSPSLMQRSMELTALEQQRFSETDLAGSKEKLRDVVNLWRGSNRDLNANKTASDVVLALKQFRQITHQPQNAASSRARFRHAALRTITRQRQGNCKGLQPEHDKECEQQLNLISRSFYGSRTLIGEEKTFSFSAGSYSVVKSEKKLTVEVQLKQRIARSSSISLSPCDQATPCNHSNSSELAVPTVIVMTDVKERNGRPSSTAKLPRTAPSRDDANSAGDVLSESTLNSDVGSDSTAHCSSAACSIDYETRDGSAKHGKDYCRMKGTLMFNPGETRKSLAIQIIYHEGYAQEKDFYLLLKNPVGKTELGEPNLARITIIDDDEPGEFSFEQASYFANIVTADVTCSIIRRKGCDGPVTLTYNTMNGTGTGGNAEELGKKLCDFEHAVESKLFFQHGEASKQFVIRINPDCENKNFIVLLSDQSAGAKIGTKSAAVINITNDVDNIVERVANIMTADDEQSLRKTWRSQFEEAMVIQGEEDDKGNTQPLSTMDFVLHFLTFFWKVLFAFIPPRNCFGGWPAFIASLLVIAGLTALVEQPMV
- the LOC141886679 gene encoding sodium/calcium exchanger 2-like isoform X1 codes for the protein MVYFTNYSKGYVAEYETPCFESWLLLPAQNLWPDGLLGVLYVIAMIYLFLGIAIIADIFMSCIEVITSKKRKVTRFDPEKKERVEIEVFVWNETVANLTLMALGSSAPEILLAVVETVQNLGSQPNEAREDKDGLGTFTIIGSASFNLLLITAICVVSVPNGTVKRVREFGVFIVTSAWSLFAYLWLLVVLKWSSPDEIELWEAFVTLSFFPLLVVTSWCQDNGWWWKRGRILSVETPEVRVVGLAEPGSPSLMQRSMELTALEQQRFSETDLAGSKEKLRDVVNLWRGSNRDLNANKTASDVVLALKQFRQITHQPQNAASSRARFRHAALRTITRQRQGNCKGLQPEHDKECEQQLNLISRSFYGSRTLIGEEKTFSFSAGSYSVVKSEKKLTVEVQLKQRIARSSSISLSPCDQATPCNHSNSSELAVPTVIVMTDVKERNGRPSSTAKLPRTAPSRDDANSAGDVLSESTLNSDVGSDSTAHCSSAACSIDYETRDGSAKHGKDYCRMKGTLMFNPGETRKSLAIQIIYHEGYAQEKDFYLLLKNPVGKTELGEPNLARITIIDDDEPGEFSFEQASYFANIVTADVTCSIIRRKGCDGPVTLTYNTMNGTGTGGNAEELGKKLCDFEHAVESKLFFQHGEASKQFVIRINPDCENKNFIVLLSDQSAGAKIGTKSAAVINITNDVDNIVERVANIMTADDEQSLRKTWRSQFEEAMVIQGEEDDKGNTQPLSTMDFVLHFLTFFWKVLFAFIPPRNCFGGWPAFIASLLVIAGLTALVEQLGKLLGCVVGLRNSVTGITIIAIGTSLPDTFASRSAALHDMGADASIGNITGSNSVNVFLGLGLPWVISTCYHAVKKTKYTVYSGNLTFSVVVFSAFGLICILTLVMRRVLIKGELGGSATSKYLTGAFLVTLWCTNIVLSSLMAYGLLPKHL